TCTATTGCAGGATTTGATTTGTCAAGGATTATTTTGGCACTCTTATCAAGTGCAACAGCTCCCCTATACATACCTATCGCTGCTCCTAAGGAATCAAAATCCATGAAATTATGTCCCATAATAAATACATTTGATGATTCTTCAATAAGTTTCCTTATGGCATGTGAAACAACCCTCGCTTTAACCCTTGTTCTTTTTTCAACAGCCTGTGTCTTTCCTCCGTATATTGAAATTTTTTCGCCTCTCTTTACAACCGCCTGGTCCCCTCCTCTACCAAGAGACAAATCTATTGCTGATGATGCATAGTCATGCAGCAATATATATTCATCAGCATCAGCACCAACCCCTATACTTAATGTTACAGGAATTTTGTTCCCTGCATTTATATCCCTTATAAAATCGAGTATTTCAAACCTGTTTTCTTCAAGATTAAGGAGTTCTCTGTTTTTCATAAACATCACATATCTGTCTGCCGCATATTTCTTAATAAATGCATTCATGGAAGATGCCCATATTGAAAGTCTTCTCTCAATTTCAGCAGCAACTACCGGTCTCTTTAAGTCCTCAGTTGCTTGAAGTGCCTCTTCATAATTATCGACAAGTATATATGCAAGAACAGGTCTGCTTTCATTTAATTTGCTGGAAATTTCAACATAATCAGTTTCATCGATTAAAAAAATATTATAGAATTTATCATTTTCTTTTGATTTATGCTGTTTTTGTGCCTCTGTTCCAATTATATAATAATATCTGTCAGCAATTTTAATGTGCAATTTTCCCTCAAATTTGTAATTTTTTATATGTTTTTCAATTGCCTCATTTATTTCCTTTTTATCTTTAAATGTTTCATTAAATTTGTTATTATACCAAATAATTTTACCTTCTTTATTTATCACAGCCGCAGCAATAGGCATAAATGCTATGGCATTTTTCGATACCCTGTCAACATTAAAAAAAAGTCTTTCAATATATCTATCTAATTCTGAACGTTTTTTCCTCCATCCAAAATATTCATTCATAAGAACATATATAAATAAAATCAAAGATATAAAGGCTATATATATATTGTAATGAAACATCAACACGGTTAAGGTAAAAGATAATATTAAATTTATTATATTGGCAGAGGATATTAATTTAAAATTTTTTTTATTCATAGATTTACACATCCTCTCAAGAGAATCTCCTTAAATTCATTCCTGTATCAACAATTCCTATAAGTATTAATAAATATGAGCCTATCGGTATTAATAACAGCAAAATTAATATTACAGTACTTACAGCAGCTTTAATATTGAGCTTGTTTGTTAAATAATATTTAACAAATGCAAGACCGCTTATAGTAAATCCTGTAGCTAAAAGTATAATTATATTTGATGATATTATATCATAAGTCCAAAAATAATTATAAAGTAGTGCACCAATAAAAACCCAGCCAGTTATATAGGGCATTCTCCATTCCTGGAAATGTGGAAGTTCTGATACGTTAATCCCTTGCATTTTCAATATTTTTGAAGCAAAAATATAATTAACAAGAACTAATATTATAATAAAAATTATTATTGCTGATGGAACACTTATTCTCATCATTTCTTCGATCGTAGAAAATATATCCTTTACTGAAGCTAAATTTGCCGTCTTACTGTAAAAAGATATAACTTCACTATTAGTTTTTGAAAATAAATCAAGTATATTTTCTATGACATTTATTTTAAAAGCTTTTAACACATATAAAGCAAATATCAATATAAACAAAGAAATTATACTTGTTTCCTTTACTGTATCCTCTCCACAGTGATTTTTATCTATAAAATATCCAATAATCAAACCTATTAAACAAAATCCGGCTAAAATCAAAGCAGTAATAATATCGCTTATAATAAGATTAATTAAAAAAATCACAATTGTAGAAAGAAATCCATACATTCTACCACTCTTCACTGTTGCAATTATTATTGGCACAGGTATCAAAAATGCGGTGAAAAATAATACCGGCACAAATAATCCTATTACAGATAATATAACTGCTAATGCTGTCATCATGGAAGCAAAAACTAAATTTTTAGTATTCATAAATATCACCTTTGTTTGTTCTGCAAATATACAGCAAATTCTTTATAATTATATTCATCATTCTGTTTTATATCAGAAGGTATTAATTTAATTTTTTTCCTTATTTCTTCATCAATTTCAGTAAAATCATATCCCAATTTATTTCCTAAGAGGTATGCCGTTATTAAAATATTGCAAATATCATCGATTAATTCCAATGATTTATCATCATCATTAAAAGCGTTAAAAAGAGAAGCTGTATAATTAAGAAGCTGTATCTTTAAATTTTCGATATTTTTAATATTTTTTGCTATATCAAAATTACCCTCCAATTTAATCCCCCCTGTTTGTCTAATAAATTAAACTTGTCCTGAT
This is a stretch of genomic DNA from Aceticella autotrophica. It encodes these proteins:
- a CDS encoding DHH family phosphoesterase — its product is MNKKNFKLISSANIINLILSFTLTVLMFHYNIYIAFISLILFIYVLMNEYFGWRKKRSELDRYIERLFFNVDRVSKNAIAFMPIAAAVINKEGKIIWYNNKFNETFKDKKEINEAIEKHIKNYKFEGKLHIKIADRYYYIIGTEAQKQHKSKENDKFYNIFLIDETDYVEISSKLNESRPVLAYILVDNYEEALQATEDLKRPVVAAEIERRLSIWASSMNAFIKKYAADRYVMFMKNRELLNLEENRFEILDFIRDINAGNKIPVTLSIGVGADADEYILLHDYASSAIDLSLGRGGDQAVVKRGEKISIYGGKTQAVEKRTRVKARVVSHAIRKLIEESSNVFIMGHNFMDFDSLGAAIGMYRGAVALDKSAKIILDKSNPAIESMLQKIEDEEDYDNPFINISDAKNSIDKNSLLIVVDTHRPEYLTNPEILDLIERIIVIDHHRRGRDFIDKALLVYLEPYASSASELVTEILQYIKDRIDIKPIEAEALLAGIAVDTKNFTFRTGVRTFEAASYLRRKGADTTSIKILFQNDFKSYIMKSTIVKNAEITNDGIAIAISPEDANNVIISQAADELLNIKGVQASFVLLKRENDVIISGRSLGDINVQVILEKLDGGGHLTVAGAQVKKPLDEVLIDLKKAINEYLKEGEE
- a CDS encoding MazG-like family protein: MEGNFDIAKNIKNIENLKIQLLNYTASLFNAFNDDDKSLELIDDICNILITAYLLGNKLGYDFTEIDEEIRKKIKLIPSDIKQNDEYNYKEFAVYLQNKQR
- a CDS encoding DUF2232 domain-containing protein gives rise to the protein MNTKNLVFASMMTALAVILSVIGLFVPVLFFTAFLIPVPIIIATVKSGRMYGFLSTIVIFLINLIISDIITALILAGFCLIGLIIGYFIDKNHCGEDTVKETSIISLFILIFALYVLKAFKINVIENILDLFSKTNSEVISFYSKTANLASVKDIFSTIEEMMRISVPSAIIIFIIILVLVNYIFASKILKMQGINVSELPHFQEWRMPYITGWVFIGALLYNYFWTYDIISSNIIILLATGFTISGLAFVKYYLTNKLNIKAAVSTVILILLLLIPIGSYLLILIGIVDTGMNLRRFS